One Gemmatimonadota bacterium genomic window carries:
- a CDS encoding rhomboid family intramembrane serine protease: protein MTYGGFSFGYHLTPWVKRLLLANAAVFLLAWAVPALGFYLAFVPRLVLFRPWSFLSYMFVHADFWHLFFNLLGLFFFGPPLEERWGSREFLKYYLVCGLGGALLSFLFASGSSVVGASAAVFGVMLAFAMNWPDAPIYIWGIFPVKAKWLVGILAALALLSAVRGAADGVAHFAHLGGFAAGFLYLKLGDAATQRLARVKKLMRGPRLTVLPGAKEGREPPPRPRPRHRRDDDPLLDEVDRVLDKISTSGMASLTPDERKLLDDVSKRFRRD, encoded by the coding sequence ATGACGTACGGCGGCTTCTCCTTCGGCTACCATCTGACGCCCTGGGTCAAGCGGCTGCTGCTGGCCAACGCGGCCGTGTTCCTCCTGGCCTGGGCCGTCCCGGCACTCGGCTTCTACCTCGCCTTTGTGCCCAGGCTGGTGCTGTTCCGCCCCTGGTCGTTCCTCAGCTACATGTTCGTCCACGCCGATTTCTGGCACCTGTTCTTCAACCTGCTGGGGCTCTTCTTCTTCGGCCCGCCCCTCGAGGAGCGCTGGGGGTCGCGCGAGTTCCTCAAGTACTACCTGGTGTGCGGGCTCGGCGGCGCCCTGCTCTCCTTCCTCTTCGCCTCCGGCAGCTCCGTCGTGGGCGCGTCCGCCGCCGTGTTCGGCGTCATGCTCGCCTTCGCCATGAACTGGCCCGATGCGCCCATCTACATCTGGGGCATCTTCCCCGTGAAGGCCAAGTGGCTGGTCGGGATCCTGGCTGCACTCGCCCTGCTCAGCGCCGTCCGCGGCGCAGCCGACGGCGTAGCACACTTCGCCCACCTGGGCGGCTTTGCCGCCGGCTTCCTCTACCTCAAGCTGGGCGACGCGGCGACGCAGCGGCTGGCACGCGTCAAGAAGCTGATGCGTGGGCCCCGGCTCACCGTGCTGCCCGGCGCCAAGGAAGGGAGGGAGCCGCCGCCCCGGCCCCGGCCACGGCACCGGCGCGATGACGATCCCCTGCTCGATGAAGTGGACCGCGTGCTGGACAAGATCAGCACCTCGGGCATGGCCAGCCTCACGCCGGACGAGCGGAAACTGCTGGACGACGTGAGTAAACGGTTCCGCAGGGATTAG